A single region of the Fimbriimonadaceae bacterium genome encodes:
- a CDS encoding exosortase/archaeosortase family protein yields the protein MGEQSAVDTVADEMAVKSANVVVGTKARHEQFGVGSITELPTEQDANTYLVNFGGDVGIQRVAESELKLEADGAADEDAKMDYAELARKISQSPAFVPGVLLALGIGVMFFTVIRRLYGLWTSEDGYYSHGFLVPLISGYVVYRWWPKLKTIPVKPFYPAAVLLVALVAGTLVANSLTIIGLLSLLLLLTLVCSVWMLAGFRWALWLSPPILYLAFGLPLLSSIITNYTNPLQLASTSVAIQLLKVFGLNTFQVPNEPTTVWLDNFMLDIAVPCSGLKLVLALMAFTAFFVMIARLKWWANLVMVAMILPLAVFINGLRISLIGVVGNAYGSKAGMQFHDYSGYITLIVCFLILFQLARGLGWKN from the coding sequence ATGGGTGAGCAGTCTGCCGTGGACACAGTCGCGGATGAGATGGCCGTTAAGTCGGCAAATGTTGTGGTGGGCACGAAGGCTCGGCATGAGCAGTTTGGCGTCGGCTCCATCACGGAGTTGCCGACCGAGCAGGATGCCAACACCTATCTTGTCAACTTTGGCGGGGATGTTGGGATTCAACGCGTAGCGGAGAGCGAACTCAAGCTTGAAGCTGATGGCGCGGCGGATGAAGATGCGAAGATGGACTACGCCGAACTGGCGCGGAAGATCAGCCAATCGCCCGCGTTTGTTCCTGGCGTTTTGCTTGCGCTCGGCATTGGGGTGATGTTCTTCACCGTCATTCGGCGGCTGTATGGGCTTTGGACCAGTGAGGACGGCTACTATTCGCACGGCTTTTTGGTTCCGCTGATCTCGGGCTACGTCGTTTATCGATGGTGGCCGAAGCTAAAGACGATCCCGGTGAAGCCTTTCTATCCGGCTGCGGTGCTCTTGGTTGCTCTTGTGGCGGGCACTTTGGTTGCCAATTCGCTGACGATTATCGGCTTGCTGTCGCTGTTGCTGCTGCTCACGCTGGTGTGCAGCGTTTGGATGTTGGCGGGCTTTCGGTGGGCATTGTGGCTTTCGCCGCCTATTTTGTATTTGGCGTTTGGTTTGCCGCTGCTTTCTTCGATTATCACGAACTATACAAACCCGCTGCAGCTCGCTTCAACTTCGGTGGCGATTCAGCTTTTGAAGGTGTTTGGCCTGAATACTTTCCAGGTTCCTAACGAACCGACGACGGTATGGCTCGATAACTTCATGCTGGACATCGCAGTGCCGTGTTCGGGCTTGAAACTCGTTTTGGCGCTCATGGCGTTTACCGCGTTCTTTGTCATGATCGCTCGATTGAAGTGGTGGGCGAACCTGGTGATGGTCGCGATGATTTTGCCGTTGGCGGTGTTTATCAACGGCTTGAGAATTTCCTTGATTGGCGTTGTCGGCAACGCTTATGGATCGAAGGCGGGAATGCAGTTCCACGATTACAGCGGCTATATCACGCTGATCGTTTGCTTCCTGATCCTGTTCCAACTTGCAAGAGGTTTAGGATGGAAAAACTAA